A section of the Castanea sativa cultivar Marrone di Chiusa Pesio chromosome 12, ASM4071231v1 genome encodes:
- the LOC142620552 gene encoding uncharacterized protein LOC142620552: MENELRNMRKEMDELRRAMKDKGRENLDGMIRRTDSPFTTEVLNRPLPLKFRLPQLESYDSSKDPLDLIESFKTLMLLQMTPDKVMCRAFLTTLKGATKVWFSKIPLGTIANFEQLSKVFVRHFIGGQRHKKPTSHLLNIQQVEGESLRHHMIRFNKELLQVDEAEDQVILTTFQAGLLPEDFFFSITKSLPKTIAGLLRKAQDYMNAEDMVLAKEIKGKRKREEGTSSNRDKKKETRSVGQTTRKKKELPDRRPKFTNFAPLIMSIKQVLKQIRDDPSLQ, from the coding sequence ATGGAGAATGAGCTTCGCAacatgaggaaggagatggacgaaTTAAGAAGGGCCATGAAGGACAAAGGCAGGGAGAATTTGGATGGGATGATTAGAAGGACGGACTCACCATTCACCACTGAAGTACTAAACCGTCCCCTCCCACTGAAATTCCGTCTCCCACAGCTGGAATCATATGACAGTTCCAAGGATCCCTTGGATCTCATTGAATCATTCAAGACATTGATGCTGTTACAGATGACCCCAGACAAGGTGATGTGCAGGGCATTCCTAACGACACTGAAAGGAGCAACCAAAGTATGGTTTAGCAAGATACCCCTAGGAACTATTGCAAATTTTGAACAACTCAGCAAGGTTTTTGTTCGTCATTTCATTGGGGGGCAAAGACACAAGAAGCCAACCAGTCATCTACTCAACATTCAACAGGTAGAAGGAGAATCACTAAGACATCACATGATCCGATTCAATAAGGAGCTATTGCAGGTAGATGAAGCTGAAGATCAAGTCATCCTAACAACTTTCCAAGCAGGTCTACTACCCGAggattttttcttctcaatcacCAAAAGCCTACCAAAAACGATCGCGGGATTGCTTCGAAAAGCTCAGGATTACATGAATGCAGAAGACATGGTGCttgcaaaagaaattaaaggaaaaaggaagagagaagaaggaacaaGTAGCAATCGCGATAAGAAGAAGGAGACACGAAGTGTTGGGCAGAccacaagaaaaaagaaggaacttCCAGATAGGAGGCCAAAGTTCACTAACTTTGCTCCTCTAATAATGTCAATTAAGCAAGTCTTGAAGCAGATAAGGGACGATCCCTCCCTGCAATGA